The sequence TGAGAGAATTAAGAGGTTAAATCTAAATCGTCTGAAACTTGCGAATGATGGCTCGGACAACACCCTGGATAAGCGGATCGCGCGCAAAGATCGGCTGCATGGTGGCGTTAGCCGGCTGAAGTCGGATTCGGTCGCGTTCACGATAGAACTTTTTAAGCGTGGCATACTCGTTTTGGAGCAGCGCCACCACTACATCACCATTGCGAGGAGAGGGATTTCGTTCAACAATCACGAAGTCGCCGTCCAGAATACCTTCATCAATCATTGATTCACCCCGAACTTGGAGGACATAGGTATTCGCCGCGTCCCGAATTAAGTCCGCCGGCACAGCCATAGTTTCGCGCGTGGCCACGGCTTCAATCGGTTCACCGGCGGTAATTAAGCCGGTCAGCGGCAGCTGGACCGCCCGTTTAAACGCGACTGCTTCATCTGTCGGCATGACATTGCGGGTAGCGCTGTTGTCAACCGTCAAAAAACCTTTTTCACGCAATGTTTGAATGTGCTGGAAAACAGTCGCTTTACTGCTAAGCCCAAACTCATCGGCGATATCTTGGTACGAGGGGGAGTAGTTATTTGTCCGCAGATACGCGATGATAAAGTCCAGAATTTCGCGCTGCTTTTTTGTTAGCTTGCTCATATGGTTTTAATGTACTTAGAGTATATACCGAACAAAAACCGAACGTCAAGTGGATAACTCATTTTTGCCTTTAAAGCCATATTTTGCCGATATATAAGATATATGCTAAAATTCGTTTAGTTTTAATTAAACAAATTTCAATTTAAAATTTAACCACACGTATGGATCAAAATCCTTCTATGGCAGGCATGAATGCCTCGCCCAGCCAGCCGAAATCCGGCGGACTTATGAAAATGATAGTCACCGCCAAGGGCGGCCAGTTCGCCAAGTGGGCGCCAATGCCGCTGCGATTGACGCTGGCCATTATTTTTATTTTTCATGGTCTAACCAAAGTCTTTGGCCCGCAGCCGGGGCTGGAAGGCTTTACCGGATTTTTAACCAGCCTCAATGTTCCAATCCCCGGATTTTTTGGTATTTTTATCGCTTGGCTTGAGCTGGTGGGTGGATTTGCTTTCTTGCTCGGTTTCCTGACGCCGTTATTTGCCAAATTAATCGCGCTTGAACTTATTGTCGCTTGGTTTTTGACCAAGCTCGGTGGCGGCTTGATGGTTAATGGGATTGTGGCCGGAGAGTTAGACATTGCGATTGTCGGCCTGGCTATTGCCTTGGCGATGCTGGGTGCCGGTCCGCTTTCGATTGACGCAAAGTTGGCTCGAAAATATCAACGCTAAAAGTTGAATTTTTTGTTAGATTATGCCGCCCCCGGCCTGACTCAGGCCGGGGGCGGTCTGTAAAGATGAGTGTGTTATAATCTTATTAGTATGTCAAAAATAGTTATTATTGGCG is a genomic window of Candidatus Saccharimonadales bacterium containing:
- the lexA gene encoding transcriptional repressor LexA, translated to MSKLTKKQREILDFIIAYLRTNNYSPSYQDIADEFGLSSKATVFQHIQTLREKGFLTVDNSATRNVMPTDEAVAFKRAVQLPLTGLITAGEPIEAVATRETMAVPADLIRDAANTYVLQVRGESMIDEGILDGDFVIVERNPSPRNGDVVVALLQNEYATLKKFYRERDRIRLQPANATMQPIFARDPLIQGVVRAIIRKFQTI
- a CDS encoding DoxX family protein, whose protein sequence is MDQNPSMAGMNASPSQPKSGGLMKMIVTAKGGQFAKWAPMPLRLTLAIIFIFHGLTKVFGPQPGLEGFTGFLTSLNVPIPGFFGIFIAWLELVGGFAFLLGFLTPLFAKLIALELIVAWFLTKLGGGLMVNGIVAGELDIAIVGLAIALAMLGAGPLSIDAKLARKYQR